From the genome of Oxyura jamaicensis isolate SHBP4307 breed ruddy duck chromosome 2, BPBGC_Ojam_1.0, whole genome shotgun sequence, one region includes:
- the TMEM200C gene encoding transmembrane protein 200C, whose product MIATGGLLRISARKQDPLRPQSQAPKRKRKTKKKRKNDVVVVKGKLKLCSLSGLIALCGILVLLVGIALAVVGYWPKPSQVYREGGVSGGRHLAPQGGTPRNRSRSQEGAQAGIRPESPPRANSSITTATRGFPQSRPTSSSPQASVGFLFRLFSSYLHSDKLKVLGPLIMGIGIFLFICANAVLHENRDKKTKIINLRDLYSTVIDAHSLRAKDGGTPASAPLNGFVNYVQSRGLELKPGGEGLGATAMLAKSSWPPGLGASLSPPDLASSPRRSSFCTPPQPPSLAEAVYSIYRERAALAGRTFTSPPCSPPESWGQRSTASSIVGSSLSAFTLLPLAQSGGGGGWRRPPGERGAREIPRGEFELSLTDLSSSHVEGGYGTRRHKLVLRRQSTSCLPDARRPLSPEPPRSPAVSGDPDSSLLAKASPSYSKSLDLGVSPPSTPPAVTRTDSQSSQFDPSSSNKGYSHLEEAGTSLESVANIPVSKIQDCEDEPVEKTDPLKATSREQTGEQSQQTQRQYTNKEKLFMISRSHAALGLEDGELESTGI is encoded by the coding sequence ATGATCGCCACTGGAGGCCTCCTTAGGATCTCAGCTAGGAAGCAGGATCCCTTGCGACCCCAAAGCCAAGCCCCCAAACGCAAACGTAAGACCAAGAAGAAACGCAAGAATgatgtggtggtggtgaaaGGCAAGCTCAAGCTGTGCTCCCTCTCGGGGCTCATCGCCCTCTGTGGCATCCTGGTACTGCTAGTGGGCATTGCCTTGGCGGTGGTGGGCTACTGGCCCAAGCCCAGCCAGGTATACAGAGAAGGTGGTGTCAGTGGGGGCAGACACCTGGCACCGCAGGGTGGCACCCCCAGGAACCGCTCCCGCAGCCAGGAAGGGGCACAAGCAGGCATCCGTCCGGAGTCACCCCCCAGAGCCAACTCCTCCATCACCACTGCCACCCGGGGGTTCCCGCAGTCCCGTCCCACTTCCTCATCCCCCCAGGCCTCCGTGGGTTTCCTTTTCCGTCTTTTCTCAAGCTACCTGCATTCAGACAAGCTGAAGGTGCTGGGCCCCCTCATCATGGGTATCGgcattttcctcttcatctgTGCCAATGCGGTATTGCACGAGAACCGTGACAAGAAGACCAAGATCATCAACCTGCGTGACCTCTACTCCACTGTTATCGATGCCCACAGCCTGCGGGCAAAGGATGGAGGCACCCCGGCCTCAGCCCCTCTCAACGGCTTTGTCAATTACGTGCAGTCCCGGGGCCTGGAGCTAAAGCCTGGTGGCGAAGGCCTGGGCGCCACGGCCATGCTGGCCAAGAGCTCCTGGCCGCCAGGGCTGGGTGCTTCCCTTTCTCCACCTGACCTGGCATCCTCGCCACGGCGTTCCTCTTTCTGCACCCCACCACAGCCTCCCAGCCTGGCCGAGGCCGTTTACAGCATCTACCGGGAGCGTGCTGCCCTTGCTGGCCGCACCTTCACCAGCCCACCCTGCAGTCCACCGGAGAGCTGGGGCCAGCGCAGCACGGCCAGCTCCATCGTTGGCTCTTCACTGAGTGCTTTCACCCTTCTGCCCTTGGCGCAGAGTGGTGGAGGGGGAGGCTGGCGGAGGCCCCCTGGTGAGCGGGGAGCCCGGGAGATCCCACGGGGGGAGTTTGAACTGAGCCTGACTGACCTTAGCAGCAGCCACGTCGAGGGAGGCTACGGGACAAGGAGGCACAAGCTGGTTCTGAGGCGGCAGAGCACCAGCTGCTTGCCTGATGCTAGGCGTCCCCTTTCCCCCGAGCCACCTCGGTCTCCAGCTGTCAGTGGGGACCCAGACTCCAGCCTATTGGCAAAGGCATCTCCTAGCTACTCCAAATCTCTGGATCTGGGGGTTTCAcccccctccactccccctgcCGTCACCAGGACGGACTCTCAGAGCTCCCAGTTTGATCCTTCCAGCAGCAATAAGGGCTACAGCCACCTGGAGGAGGCTGGCACCTCCTTGGAGTCAGTTGCCAACATCCCAGTCAGTAAAATCCAGGACTGTGAGGACGAACCGGTTGAGAAGACAGACCCCCTCAAGGCTACCAGCAGAGAACAAACGGGGGAGCAATCTCAGCAAACGCAAAGACAGTACACAAATAAAGAGAAACTCTTTATGATTTCTAGGTCGCATGCTGCATTGGGACTGGAGGATGGGGAACTGGAGAGTACTGGCATCTAA